In one window of Dehalococcoidia bacterium DNA:
- a CDS encoding DegV family protein, protein MAVRVVADSVSDLPPEIADELGITVVPANVHFGTQVFKDGVDLTTDEFFERLLNGPDFPTTSQPSVGDFVDAYERVAVDADAIVSIHVSSKVSGTFNSAQQGSERAEVDCPIEVIDTLQASMGVGLIVMAAARAANAGASVEEVVEVANSATARAQCVVLLDTLEYLQKGGRIGKARALVGTLLKIKPLITVLDGVVHDFAKERTRRKGMARLERAAQDFSPFTSAAVMYSTSRDEVDSLAESIRPLMSGDEEPIVVRFGPALGTYVGPDSLGLVILGDS, encoded by the coding sequence ATGGCCGTACGTGTAGTAGCCGATAGTGTTTCAGATCTGCCCCCGGAAATCGCTGATGAACTTGGCATAACTGTAGTTCCCGCCAACGTGCACTTTGGCACGCAGGTGTTCAAAGATGGGGTCGATCTAACCACCGACGAATTCTTTGAAAGACTCCTCAATGGCCCGGACTTTCCTACGACGTCTCAACCCTCAGTGGGTGATTTTGTTGACGCATATGAACGTGTCGCTGTGGACGCGGATGCAATAGTGTCAATACACGTGTCCAGCAAGGTCAGTGGCACTTTCAACTCGGCTCAACAGGGGTCTGAACGCGCCGAGGTAGATTGTCCCATTGAAGTTATAGACACGTTGCAGGCCTCGATGGGTGTCGGACTCATCGTAATGGCCGCTGCGCGTGCTGCGAACGCAGGCGCGTCAGTTGAAGAGGTTGTAGAAGTCGCCAACAGTGCCACCGCAAGAGCGCAGTGCGTAGTGCTGTTGGATACACTGGAATACCTGCAGAAGGGCGGGCGGATCGGCAAGGCCAGAGCGTTGGTTGGCACTCTCCTGAAGATAAAGCCGCTCATTACCGTTCTGGATGGTGTGGTGCATGACTTCGCGAAGGAACGAACGCGCCGCAAGGGGATGGCCAGGCTTGAACGAGCAGCCCAGGACTTCTCTCCCTTCACGTCTGCGGCGGTCATGTACAGCACCTCGCGAGACGAGGTCGATTCCCTAGCCGAGTCCATTCGTCCTCTCATGTCAGGTGACGAAGAGCCGATAGTGGTCAGGTTCGGTCCGGCGCTTGGAACTTACGTTGGCCCCGACTCGCTCGGGCTGGTCATTTTGGGGGATTCCTAG
- the recG gene encoding ATP-dependent DNA helicase RecG, with amino-acid sequence MTSTRPATRSLYNILREERDRGFDDTAVIGGLDGFLVRHASDLEPYLGGIASYASLTTEERSEWSRQTVQRMREDTSVSDRPESAVPRHSASPRPGPKGQSRKRTPPDRSLKLSDDVTLMKGVWRKMQPRLESIGVNRVGDLVYQFPNRHSDYTRIRKVAQLSPGEDQTAILTVWEASQTMLGRQKSTQAVLGDETGNVRAVWFNNPWLASRLKQGSRVSISGKVNVFRGNLVFQGPECEVLDEDDDLLHTGRLVPVYSTTQGLSQRVLRTLVKRALDECIGQIDEFLPKEMLHRAGLIGLRDAIRQMHYPDDWESYQHARRRLAFDELFLFQLSVLSRRAEWKESGGALPLRVEPSTLDAFLSTLTFELTGAQSRAINDILSDIETNQAMSRLLQGDVGSGKTIVATAAMLAAVHNGTQAALMAPTEILAEQHFLTICRLLDGPGFEPAGGSIQTLSVHGLDRKLTVALLLGGQRRRIRDDLTSLLSAGLVDIVIGTHALIQESVDIPNMSLAVVDEQHRFGVSQRAKLREKGVRPHFLAMSATPIPRSLSMTLYGDLDVSVIDEMPPGRLPVRTRFVENERRDAAFEFVRDELDDGRQAFVVCPLIDESEVIQTKAAQEEYERLSTTVFAERSVGLLHGRMSLEEKEHVMDDFKAGDLDVLVATPVIEVGIDVPNATVMLIDGAERFGLSQLHQLRGRVGRGAHQSTCLLLSESPGSEALNRLRLLERTSDGFRLSEEDLELRGPGDYLGTRQSGLPTFRVAEITDQDIVTLARREADRILSADPDLSRPEHSSLSTAFGEFNSRLTGEHS; translated from the coding sequence ATGACTTCCACCAGGCCAGCAACCCGATCGCTCTACAACATCCTTCGCGAGGAGCGTGACAGGGGATTTGATGATACGGCCGTTATCGGTGGCCTCGATGGGTTCCTGGTGCGACATGCATCAGACCTGGAACCGTATCTGGGTGGTATCGCCTCCTACGCTTCACTGACAACGGAAGAGCGCTCCGAGTGGTCGCGGCAAACCGTGCAGAGGATGCGAGAGGATACGAGCGTAAGTGACAGGCCGGAATCCGCTGTCCCTCGTCACAGCGCCAGTCCTCGGCCAGGACCCAAAGGCCAGTCCAGGAAGCGCACACCCCCAGACAGATCCCTGAAGCTCTCTGACGACGTCACTCTTATGAAGGGTGTCTGGCGGAAAATGCAGCCCCGGCTTGAGAGCATTGGGGTGAATCGTGTCGGCGATCTCGTCTATCAGTTTCCAAATCGACACTCTGACTACACCAGGATCCGGAAAGTCGCCCAGCTTTCACCCGGAGAAGACCAGACTGCCATTCTGACAGTCTGGGAAGCCAGTCAGACAATGCTCGGGCGTCAGAAGTCCACTCAGGCTGTCCTTGGAGATGAGACCGGTAATGTCAGGGCAGTGTGGTTCAACAACCCGTGGCTTGCCTCACGACTCAAACAGGGATCGCGTGTCTCGATAAGTGGCAAGGTCAACGTCTTCCGGGGAAATCTGGTGTTTCAGGGACCTGAGTGTGAGGTCCTGGACGAGGACGACGATCTTCTACACACGGGGAGGCTCGTTCCCGTGTACTCGACCACTCAGGGCCTGTCCCAGCGGGTGCTCCGTACATTAGTAAAGCGGGCCCTTGATGAATGCATTGGGCAGATTGACGAGTTCCTTCCAAAGGAGATGCTGCATCGCGCGGGACTGATCGGACTTCGTGACGCGATCCGGCAGATGCACTATCCCGATGACTGGGAGAGTTACCAGCATGCCCGGCGGAGACTCGCATTCGACGAGTTGTTCCTATTTCAACTCTCCGTACTGTCACGTAGGGCCGAGTGGAAGGAATCGGGTGGTGCTCTGCCACTTCGCGTAGAACCCAGTACCCTGGATGCCTTCTTGAGCACTCTCACATTCGAGCTAACCGGAGCTCAGTCCCGGGCAATTAATGACATCCTTTCCGACATTGAGACCAACCAGGCGATGAGTCGTCTGCTGCAGGGAGACGTCGGCAGCGGCAAGACGATAGTAGCGACAGCCGCCATGCTTGCGGCCGTCCACAACGGCACACAGGCCGCGCTCATGGCTCCGACGGAGATCCTTGCCGAGCAGCACTTCCTTACAATCTGCCGACTGTTGGATGGTCCCGGTTTCGAACCGGCGGGAGGGAGCATCCAGACACTGAGCGTACACGGGTTGGACCGAAAGTTGACGGTCGCACTGCTTCTCGGGGGTCAGAGGAGACGAATCAGGGACGATCTCACGAGTCTGCTCTCTGCAGGTTTGGTGGACATTGTCATTGGCACTCATGCACTCATACAGGAGTCGGTCGACATCCCGAATATGTCTCTGGCGGTCGTGGATGAACAGCACCGGTTCGGTGTCTCCCAGCGCGCAAAGCTGCGGGAGAAGGGCGTACGACCTCACTTCCTTGCCATGAGTGCCACGCCAATCCCCAGGTCACTCTCAATGACGCTCTACGGAGACCTGGACGTATCAGTGATTGATGAAATGCCTCCTGGCAGGTTGCCTGTGCGTACCAGGTTCGTCGAGAACGAGAGGCGAGACGCGGCATTCGAGTTTGTACGCGATGAGCTGGACGATGGAAGGCAGGCGTTCGTCGTGTGCCCACTCATCGATGAATCAGAGGTCATACAGACCAAGGCGGCCCAGGAGGAGTACGAGCGGCTCTCGACGACAGTTTTCGCTGAACGCAGTGTAGGCCTGCTTCACGGGCGCATGAGCCTGGAGGAGAAAGAGCACGTGATGGACGACTTCAAGGCGGGCGACCTGGACGTTCTTGTTGCCACCCCTGTCATTGAAGTCGGCATCGATGTCCCAAATGCAACTGTGATGCTGATCGACGGGGCAGAGCGCTTCGGCCTTTCGCAGCTTCATCAGCTTCGGGGCAGGGTAGGGCGTGGTGCACATCAGAGCACGTGTCTGCTTCTCTCAGAATCGCCTGGATCCGAAGCTCTGAACCGGCTAAGGCTCCTGGAACGCACCTCGGACGGGTTCAGGCTCTCAGAGGAGGACCTCGAGTTAAGAGGCCCGGGTGACTACCTCGGCACTCGTCAAAGCGGACTTCCCACTTTCAGGGTGGCGGAGATCACCGACCAGGACATTGTCACTCTCGCTCGACGAGAGGCCGACAGAATACTCTCGGCAGATCCGGACCTCAGCAGGCCGGAACACAGCTCGCTCTCCACGGCGTTCGGCGAGTTCAACTCCCGTCTAACGGGGGAGCACAGCTAG
- a CDS encoding VOC family protein translates to MAKIKHIAIASQDPDKTAEFFKEVFDLEEVGKVDSANASGYYLSDGNINLAILNFHSEVVAGEEFGTDYAGLHHIGFQVDDAEATEQRLRHKNSSPRDDINDALHSGMGSGHGGMNVETKYAGPEGIMIDVSQSGWVGTSGD, encoded by the coding sequence ATGGCCAAGATCAAGCACATTGCAATTGCTAGTCAGGATCCGGACAAGACTGCGGAATTCTTCAAGGAAGTGTTCGACCTCGAAGAAGTTGGCAAGGTTGATAGCGCCAATGCCTCGGGCTACTACCTGAGCGATGGAAACATCAACTTGGCGATCCTCAACTTCCATAGCGAAGTTGTCGCCGGCGAAGAGTTCGGTACAGACTACGCTGGTCTACATCACATTGGGTTCCAGGTAGACGATGCAGAAGCCACCGAGCAGAGGCTCAGGCATAAGAACTCCAGCCCCCGCGACGACATCAACGATGCCCTGCACTCAGGAATGGGCAGCGGGCACGGTGGAATGAATGTGGAGACCAAGTACGCCGGGCCCGAGGGGATAATGATTGATGTTTCCCAGTCGGGCTGGGTCGGTACCAGCGGCGATTAA
- a CDS encoding aconitate hydratase yields MVTIESTAEFATKTYERMSERLGVVRKRLNRPMSLAEKVLLSHLDDPENQEVVPGKTYIRVRPDRVILQDVLGQTAMLQFMQTLRDKVAVPTTIHCDHLIQAREEGVQDLRESLAENGEVYGFLRSAAMRYGVGFWEPGAGIIHQVNLENYAFPGQVIIGTDSHTPNAGGLGACSVGVGGADAVEVMAGLPWDVLLPRRIGVVLTGQLNGWTAPKDVILKLAGMLTVSGGTNSIIEYIGPGTSSISCTGKATITNMGAELGATTSMFPYDRSMADYLTATNRPELAEVADQFADMLKADPEVEADPDSYFDQVVRIDLTTLEPHVVGPHSPDRARPISELAAEVADSSNEFIDEISSALIGSCTNSSYEDMSRAADVAEQAAARGLKSAVPFMVTPGSEQVRATIERDGQMDSLHKIESTVLANACGPCIGQWRRSREANTDANTIVTSYNRNFPQRNDGARTTMNFIASPEIVTAFAIAGSLSFNPLTDELTAPDGSKFRLDPPAVAPEVPEEAFDRGATNYVAPPEDGSGVAVEVAPDSQRLQVMQPWDAWDGNDVEEVPVLLKVSGKCTTDHISPAGPWLSLRGHLDKFSDNMFMGAINAYTGEAGKTRNIVTGDEGVAVSAVARDYKSRGLKWVVVGDDNYGEGSSREHAALSPRLLNGAAVISRSFARIHETNLKKQGLLALTFSDPSDYDRIREDDRISLTGLSELAPGQPVTATLHHSDGTEETLALNHSFAEEQIQWFLVGSALNLFHQ; encoded by the coding sequence ACCAGGAGGTCGTGCCTGGCAAGACCTACATACGCGTCAGGCCGGACAGGGTTATACTTCAGGACGTGCTTGGTCAAACGGCAATGCTGCAGTTCATGCAGACGCTCAGAGACAAGGTCGCCGTCCCAACCACGATTCACTGCGACCACCTGATCCAGGCACGTGAAGAAGGCGTGCAGGACCTCCGCGAATCGCTCGCCGAAAACGGTGAGGTCTACGGCTTCCTCAGGTCGGCTGCAATGAGATATGGCGTCGGCTTCTGGGAGCCGGGTGCAGGGATAATCCACCAGGTCAATCTGGAGAACTACGCATTTCCAGGTCAGGTTATCATCGGCACAGACTCTCACACGCCAAATGCCGGAGGACTCGGGGCCTGCTCGGTAGGTGTTGGCGGAGCTGACGCAGTTGAGGTAATGGCAGGGCTGCCCTGGGACGTCCTCTTGCCGAGGCGAATCGGGGTCGTCTTGACTGGCCAACTTAACGGATGGACAGCACCGAAGGACGTTATCCTGAAGTTGGCGGGAATGCTGACCGTGTCAGGTGGCACGAACAGCATCATCGAGTACATCGGCCCGGGCACGAGCAGCATCAGCTGTACCGGCAAGGCCACGATAACGAACATGGGCGCCGAACTCGGGGCAACTACTTCCATGTTCCCTTACGACCGAAGCATGGCGGACTATCTCACCGCAACCAACAGACCCGAACTAGCTGAGGTTGCTGACCAGTTTGCAGACATGCTGAAGGCCGACCCGGAGGTCGAGGCTGACCCTGACAGCTACTTCGATCAGGTAGTCAGGATTGACCTCACTACCCTTGAGCCGCACGTAGTTGGCCCGCACTCTCCTGACCGGGCGCGTCCGATTTCAGAGTTGGCGGCTGAGGTCGCCGACTCCTCAAACGAGTTCATCGACGAGATATCATCGGCGCTCATCGGGTCATGCACTAACTCCTCATACGAAGACATGAGCCGGGCGGCTGACGTTGCTGAGCAGGCGGCTGCACGAGGCTTGAAGTCTGCGGTGCCTTTCATGGTGACTCCCGGATCCGAGCAGGTGCGTGCAACCATCGAGCGAGATGGCCAGATGGACTCCCTCCACAAGATCGAGTCCACTGTGCTCGCCAATGCATGCGGCCCGTGCATCGGGCAGTGGCGCAGGTCGCGTGAAGCCAACACCGATGCCAACACCATCGTGACCTCTTACAACAGAAACTTCCCTCAACGAAATGATGGGGCGCGAACTACGATGAACTTCATCGCCAGTCCTGAGATAGTGACAGCGTTTGCTATCGCTGGCAGCCTGTCATTCAATCCGCTGACTGACGAACTCACTGCCCCGGACGGATCGAAGTTCAGGCTCGATCCACCGGCCGTTGCGCCGGAGGTGCCGGAGGAAGCATTTGACAGGGGAGCAACCAACTACGTGGCCCCACCGGAAGACGGAAGCGGCGTTGCCGTGGAAGTAGCTCCAGACTCCCAGCGTCTCCAGGTCATGCAGCCCTGGGATGCGTGGGACGGCAATGACGTCGAAGAAGTCCCTGTTCTGCTTAAGGTCTCTGGCAAGTGCACGACGGACCACATCTCACCTGCTGGTCCCTGGCTGTCACTTCGCGGCCACCTAGACAAGTTCAGTGACAACATGTTCATGGGTGCGATCAACGCCTACACGGGTGAGGCCGGCAAGACGAGGAACATCGTTACCGGCGACGAGGGAGTAGCTGTCTCGGCCGTCGCCAGGGACTACAAGTCCAGAGGGCTAAAGTGGGTCGTGGTCGGCGACGACAACTACGGTGAAGGTAGCTCACGAGAACACGCCGCCCTTTCACCCAGATTGCTCAACGGAGCGGCTGTAATCTCCCGCAGTTTCGCCAGGATCCACGAGACTAATCTAAAGAAGCAGGGTCTGCTCGCACTGACATTCAGCGACCCGTCTGACTACGATAGGATCCGTGAAGATGACAGGATCAGCCTGACTGGACTGTCTGAGCTGGCGCCAGGCCAGCCTGTGACAGCAACCCTGCACCACTCCGACGGGACTGAGGAGACTCTCGCACTGAACCATTCATTTGCTGAGGAGCAGATTCAGTGGTTCCTTGTGGGGTCTGCGCTGAACCTGTTCCACCAGTAG